A window from Plasmodium relictum strain SGS1 genome assembly, chromosome: 7 encodes these proteins:
- a CDS encoding replication termination factor, putative yields MGGDGGSLPQRVDLVKMKNKKLKENIGSLGYEKNTLVTITQNKYNKKELKEYYFNHCAISQEPIFCCRLGYLYNKENILKLILFRKQNKKKRKRDIYEKFSHIDSLKDLVVCKNKLNEESKLICLISNEIINSTSGGICIFSCGCVFSKKVFNHINNTDENLCIICNKKYKLSDIIEIGIDDESILEEKKKIIRKKKLNKNKELSRKNKEISNNKEEKKKIKQIKE; encoded by the exons ATGGGGGGAGATGGAGGAAGTTTACCTCAACGAGTTGATTTagttaaaatgaaaaacaaaaaattgaaaGAAAATATTGGAAGTCTAggatatgaaaaaaatacacTTGTTACTATAAcccaaaataaatataacaaaaaagaattaaaggAGTATTATTTTAATCATTGTGCAATATCACAA GAGCCAATTTTTTGTTGTCGTCTTGGGTATCTATATAACAAAGagaatattttaaagttAATTTTGTTTAGGaagcaaaataaaaaaaagagaaaaagagATATATATGAGAAATTTTCTCATATAGATTCACTTAAAGATCTGGTtgtttgtaaaaataaattaaatgaagaaagtAAATTAATATGTTTAATTTCAAATGAAATCATTAATTCAACATCGGGAGGGATCTGCATATTTTCATGTGGTTGcgtattttcaaaaaaagtttttaatcACATAAATAATACAGat GAAAACTTATGCATAATatgtaacaaaaaatataaattaagtGATATTATTGAAATAGGAATAGATGATGAATCAatattagaagaaaaaaaaaaaattattagaaaaaaaaaattaaataaaaataaggaattatcaagaaaaaataaagaaatatccaataataaagaagaaaaaaaaaagataaaacaaataaaagaataa
- a CDS encoding CS domain protein, putative has translation MGEIYNKRHKYVNNGVLIYEWEQSIDEINIYINMNSKIVNKNDLDIEIKSKRIRIGLKKMKSFLDDELFSVIDEDCSYWFIEDNNLHILLTKAKKGEVWSSVFKGHKNLNAVDEDNTKKKILLERFQQEYPNFDFSSASFNGQVPDARTFMGGIKY, from the exons atgggtgaaatatacaataaaagGCACAAATATGTAAACAATg gAGTTTTAATATATGAATGGGAACAGAGTAtagatgaaataaatatatatataaatatgaattCTAAAATAGTGAATAAAAATGACTTAGacatagaaataaaaagcaAAAGAATACGAATTGGtttaaaaaagatgaaaagcTTTCTAGATGATGAATTATTTAGTGTAATTGACGAAGATTGCTCTTATTGGTTTATTGAAGATAataatttacatattttGTTAACAAAAGCAAAAAAAGGGGAAGTGTGGAGTAGTGTTTTTAAAGGTCATAAGAATTTAAATGCTGTTGATGAagataatacaaaaaaaaaaattcttttagaAAGATTTCAACAAGAATATCCaaattttgatttttcttctgcatcttttaatggGCAAGTTCCTGATGCTAGAACTTTTATGGGAGGtattaaatattaa